The segment TGAGGAACGATCCCGCAAGGATGTTCCCGATTTCGCGCATGCACGAGATCTCGAAGTCATCCATATCTGACGCTTTATTTGCCTTGCTCTTCGGGATGAGGGTCCGCATCAGCTTGATGCCCGTGTCTTCAGGGATGAGGAGGAGAAATTTTCCGGAAATTTTCCCCATGACCTTCAGAAATATCCCGATGGTTTTTTCCTGGGGGCCGCCGAGCAGGGAGGAAATCTCGCTGAAGGGGAGGATCTTGGCAGTCGGGACGTCCATGGCGATCTTGCGGTCGAGAAACTGGGCAAGGGCGGTGCAGGCGTTTCCCGAACCGATATTCCCCACTTCGCGCAGTGCATCGAGCTGGTCTTTTCGCAATTCGCTGATATCTTGCATGGAAAGACTCTCCCACTTGGGTTGTTGATGTGATCATATCAGACCCCCAGAGGGTTTGCAAGGCAGATCCCTGGTCGCGAACGGGAACGGTGGGAAATTTGTGAGCCGCGTCCGGAGAGGCGCTGGCGAGTCAGTTCTTCTCTTTCACCGGAGTTTCGCGCGGCTGTTCGGGAGGGGAGGGCGGATCGGTATAGAGTTTCGCGTTGAATCTGTTCATGGCTCTGCCGCCCATCCCGATCAGCC is part of the Candidatus Ozemobacteraceae bacterium genome and harbors:
- a CDS encoding chemotaxis protein CheC, with protein sequence MQDISELRKDQLDALREVGNIGSGNACTALAQFLDRKIAMDVPTAKILPFSEISSLLGGPQEKTIGIFLKVMGKISGKFLLLIPEDTGIKLMRTLIPKSKANKASDMDDFEISCMREIGNILAGSFLNALSILTRTTMLNSLPAMAFDMAGALIDTVVADMAAVSDHVLMIETSFLESNENLK